From the genome of bacterium, one region includes:
- a CDS encoding 2Fe-2S iron-sulfur cluster-binding protein, whose product MAPAGSRRPIAPEEGDVPSPGVPVRLRVNGTDQAVDLDPRTTLLDALREHLHLTGTKKGCDHGQCGACTVLINGRRINSCLTLAVMHEDDEIVTIEGLGSPG is encoded by the coding sequence ATGGCTCCAGCGGGCTCCCGGAGGCCCATCGCTCCGGAGGAGGGGGACGTCCCATCGCCTGGAGTACCCGTACGCCTTCGGGTCAACGGCACTGACCAGGCGGTGGACCTCGACCCCAGAACGACGCTGCTGGACGCGCTTCGCGAACACCTGCACCTGACGGGTACCAAGAAGGGCTGCGACCACGGGCAGTGCGGCGCCTGCACGGTGCTGATCAATGGCCGGCGCATCAACTCGTGCCTGACCCTCGCCGTCATGCACGAGGACGACGAGATCGTGACGATCGAAGGGCTGGGCTCGCCGGGC